The genomic region GGTGGTGTCGGCGTGCGTGTCGACAATGATGGCTGATTCGTGAATGGCTCTCCAATTTGTCGCCGCGCTCGCGGTCGTTTTCTTTGGGTTCGATGTGTTCGTCATGGGCTTGGTCTGGGCAACAGATGTGGCTACCAGCAGCAGGACTGCAGCAAGTGTTGGGAAACGCATCCGCCTATTGTAGGGAAATTATGAGAAAGGACAAGTCAGAGTAGAAGCCAGGCTACTTACCGCTGCGCTGCAGTTTCTTCCGAGGTGCCTGGTGCTGACTGATCCGTCCCGGAGGTAGTTGCAGACTCCGTCGTTCCATACAACTGTGTTCGCCAATCGCTGTAGCGCTCAGAGACCATGACGTGGAAGCAGGCTTGACGGCGTTCCTCGGCGACCTCAACGAGGCCCAGTTCCCGGAGTTTTGCCAGGTAGTTCTCAAGCCACAGGTGCTGTTTCTTGGTCAGGCCACGCTTGCCGAGATCGACGGTCAGCCCGGCGAGATGCGATGAAGCGGTGTCGCCTTCGATGGGGGCGGCATTGCGGTTTCGGCGGCGAAGCTTTTTCTGCTGGTCGACCGTGCGGACGGCGGACGTCAACTGGATCTGGCTGCCGAACTCCTCGTAATAGGCCTGTCCGAGGTCTTCCACAAAATCGCGGGTCCATGCCTTCGAGTAGCGACGATTCGGCTTGAGGTTTCCGGCGATGTGCAGGCCGGGCTCCTCGGTGATCTGGACGAGCTGGCCTTCTTCGATCAACTGGTCGAGTTCGGCGTCGTTCTGGATGCGCGGAAGCTCCAGTCGGTCGATCTCTTCGTTCTGGCGGATGAGGGATTCGTGCGAGCCCTTCAGCAGAGGATTCCAAACGATGTGACGATAACGATGGTAGTGACGATAACGATAATGAGCTCGGCGCAAACGCGCACGAGATGAATGCGACTGGGCGGCATACGATTGGGCCGGGAGCAAAAGGATAGCGGCAAGGACGGCTACAACGGCGGAGATGATAGTGCGTCGTGTCATCTTCGAAATATCAACTACTTACCCCTGAATTGGATGCCTAAGGTTTAGCGATTGTAACCCAGAGTTCCTTTTAAAGAGCCTACCCATTGGTAACACTTGGCCACACGAAGGGTCACTCGTACCGACAAATAGTACATGTCCTGCTGAGTAGAGGTATTCAGAGGCTAAAAGCCCATTATTTCGCGTTCAACGGCATGGCTTGAGGCCGTGCCGTCCTCGAAACACTATGTTCGGAAGAAGTCCAGTATTGCCTTCTTCATAACTGATCGGCCGACCTCGCTTATTGACTTGGTTAGCGGGATGTCCTTGGGGCAGACTTCGACACAGTTCTGCGCGTACCCACACTCCTGGATACCGCCATCGCCCATGAGCGCGGTGAGGCGCTCGGTCTTCAGCGATTTGCCTGTGGGGTGGGTATTGAACAGGCGCACCTGTGAGATGGTGGCAGCGCCGACGAAGCCGGTGCTGTCGTTGAACTGCGGACAGGCCTCCATGCAGCAGCAGCAGGAAATGCAGCGCGAGAGCGGGTAGGTGCCTTCCTGCTCCTCGGGCGTCATGCGCGGGCCAGAGCCGAGGTCGTAGGTGCCGTCGATGGGAACCCAGGCTTTGACGCGCTTCAGGTTTTCGAACAGGACGCTGCGGTCGACCGAAAGGTCGCGCACAACGGGGAACTTCGAGAACGGCTCGATCGTGATGGGCTGCTCCAATTGATCGACGAGCGCCGAGCAGGCCATACGCGCCTTGCCGTTAATCAGCATGGCGCAGGACCCGCAGACTTCCTCAAGGCAGTTGGAGTCGTAGACGATCGGTGTGGTCGTCTTGCCGTCTTTGGTGACCGGGTTCTGCGCGATCTCCATGAAGGAGGAGATCACGTTCATTCCGGGCTTCCATGTCAGTTCGAACTCCTCCCAGCGGGGCTTGGAGTCGGGTGCGTCCTGTCGCTTGATTTTGAAGAGTACGGTTTTTGGCATCGTATTCAGCTCGTATAAAGGTCCGTGCTAGCGGACCGAAAAGCAGATCCCTCGTGGGCTAAAGCCCACCGTGATGACAACCAGAACAACAGATCCCTCGCTTCGTTCGCGAAGCACCAGTTTATGTCGCTGCGTCGTACCTACGCGGACGCGGCTTGATCAGCGAGACATCCACGGGTTCAAACTCGAAGCGCGGCTCGTCGGCGTCGGCGGCGAAGTATGCTTTCGTCGTCTTCAGGAACTTTTCATCGTCGCGCTCTGGGAAATCTGGCTTGTAGTGCGCCCCGCGCGACTCGTCGCGCATGGCCGCACCCTGGGTAATGACGCGCGCCAGTTGCAGCATGTTGTAAAGCTGGCGCGTGAACGCGAACGACGTGTTCGCCCATGCCGCGCGATCGCTTAGGTTCACGTTGCGATAGCGCTCGAGCAACTCGACCAGCTTCGCATCGGTCTCCTGCAGGTTCTTGTTGT from Terriglobia bacterium harbors:
- a CDS encoding DUF5715 family protein, which translates into the protein MTRRTIISAVVAVLAAILLLPAQSYAAQSHSSRARLRRAHYRYRHYHRYRHIVWNPLLKGSHESLIRQNEEIDRLELPRIQNDAELDQLIEEGQLVQITEEPGLHIAGNLKPNRRYSKAWTRDFVEDLGQAYYEEFGSQIQLTSAVRTVDQQKKLRRRNRNAAPIEGDTASSHLAGLTVDLGKRGLTKKQHLWLENYLAKLRELGLVEVAEERRQACFHVMVSERYSDWRTQLYGTTESATTSGTDQSAPGTSEETAAQR
- the sdhB gene encoding succinate dehydrogenase iron-sulfur subunit, with the translated sequence MPKTVLFKIKRQDAPDSKPRWEEFELTWKPGMNVISSFMEIAQNPVTKDGKTTTPIVYDSNCLEEVCGSCAMLINGKARMACSALVDQLEQPITIEPFSKFPVVRDLSVDRSVLFENLKRVKAWVPIDGTYDLGSGPRMTPEEQEGTYPLSRCISCCCCMEACPQFNDSTGFVGAATISQVRLFNTHPTGKSLKTERLTALMGDGGIQECGYAQNCVEVCPKDIPLTKSISEVGRSVMKKAILDFFRT